In a single window of the Qingrenia yutianensis genome:
- a CDS encoding DUF3793 family protein: protein MLEALLAYHCAPAFAGIKPANIAACQKSKYPDLHGELEKLNGELNCKGIYIDILCECEKHALVIAYRKSVLDKHLHQSANRAFLSHYGYAKDGNFDDYVNTLKSRLDGDSFPHEIGVFLGYPLRDIYCFINHRNEGCKLVGEWKVYHNAEEAKKTFSRFKACRKALFRRVTQRGRTLAQIFCAA from the coding sequence ATGCTTGAAGCATTGCTTGCGTATCACTGCGCGCCGGCATTTGCCGGAATAAAGCCTGCAAACATCGCAGCCTGTCAAAAATCAAAGTATCCCGATTTGCACGGCGAGCTTGAAAAACTTAACGGCGAGCTGAACTGCAAGGGCATTTACATAGATATTCTGTGCGAATGTGAAAAACACGCGCTCGTGATTGCTTACCGCAAAAGCGTGCTGGATAAGCATTTGCACCAAAGCGCAAATCGCGCGTTTCTTTCGCATTACGGCTATGCAAAAGACGGAAATTTCGACGATTATGTAAATACGCTGAAATCGCGTCTTGACGGCGACAGTTTTCCGCACGAAATCGGCGTTTTTCTGGGATATCCTCTGCGTGATATATATTGCTTTATAAACCACCGCAACGAGGGCTGTAAGCTGGTGGGCGAGTGGAAGGTTTATCACAATGCCGAGGAGGCGAAAAAGACATTTTCGAGGTTTAAGGCATGCCGAAAAGCACTTTTTCGCCGCGTTACGCAAAGAGGCAGAACACTTGCACAGATTTTTTGCGCGGCGTAA
- a CDS encoding tyrosine-type recombinase/integrase produces MNERVVTKALAEKFRAYLYEEEKSENTIEKYLRDVRFFAENVGNKKLHKSDVLEYKHTLCQRYAPRSVNSVISSLNAFFMFAEWYELKIKTLKIQKQIFADKKRELEKSEYEKLLTAAKDKKNERLYYLMQTIASTGLRVSEIRYVTVDAVKNGEAVINCKGKIRQVFLPKKLCVMLKSYVKSQGIKSGSVFVSKNGNPLNRCNIWKMLKLLCESANVDKSKVFPHNFRHLFARTFYSLQKDIVRLADILGHSSINTTRIYTMETGEIHRRQIQHLGLLRC; encoded by the coding sequence ATGAATGAAAGAGTTGTTACAAAAGCACTTGCAGAAAAATTCAGAGCGTATCTTTACGAGGAGGAGAAAAGCGAAAACACAATCGAAAAATATCTGCGCGACGTTCGTTTTTTTGCGGAAAACGTCGGCAATAAAAAACTGCATAAAAGCGATGTTTTGGAATACAAGCATACATTGTGCCAAAGATACGCGCCGAGGAGCGTAAATTCCGTTATTTCGTCGCTCAACGCATTTTTTATGTTCGCCGAGTGGTATGAATTAAAGATAAAAACGCTGAAAATTCAAAAGCAGATTTTTGCCGACAAAAAACGCGAGCTTGAAAAAAGCGAATACGAAAAACTTCTCACGGCGGCAAAGGATAAGAAAAACGAGCGTTTGTATTATTTAATGCAGACAATCGCGAGCACGGGACTCCGCGTGTCGGAAATACGGTATGTGACGGTTGACGCGGTTAAAAACGGCGAGGCGGTTATAAACTGCAAGGGCAAAATCAGGCAGGTATTTCTGCCGAAAAAGCTATGTGTTATGCTTAAATCGTATGTCAAATCGCAGGGGATAAAAAGCGGTTCGGTGTTTGTTTCCAAAAACGGAAATCCGCTCAATCGGTGCAATATCTGGAAAATGCTCAAACTTTTGTGCGAAAGCGCAAACGTAGACAAATCGAAAGTTTTTCCGCACAATTTCCGTCATCTTTTCGCGCGGACGTTTTATTCACTGCAAAAGGATATAGTCCGTCTTGCGGACATTCTGGGACATTCAAGCATAAACACAACAAGAATTTACACAATGGAAACGGGAGAAATCCACCGCAGGCAAATACAGCATCTCGGACTTTTGCGGTGCTGA
- a CDS encoding flavodoxin, giving the protein MSKTAVIYWSGTGNTETMAQAVAEGAKSVNPDTAYFSVSEISADDASSYDTLILGCPAMGSEVLEEDEFEPFFTALEGKISGKNVALFGSYGWGDGEWMRNWEERVTGAGAKLVGGEGLIINETPDDAGLEQCKELGKKAAEA; this is encoded by the coding sequence ATGAGTAAAACGGCAGTTATTTATTGGAGCGGTACAGGCAATACGGAGACAATGGCGCAGGCGGTTGCGGAGGGCGCAAAATCGGTTAATCCCGATACGGCGTATTTTTCGGTTTCGGAAATCTCGGCAGATGACGCCTCAAGCTATGATACGCTTATTTTAGGTTGTCCCGCAATGGGTTCCGAGGTTTTGGAGGAAGATGAATTTGAACCGTTTTTCACTGCGCTTGAAGGAAAAATTTCGGGCAAAAACGTTGCGCTTTTCGGCTCTTACGGCTGGGGCGACGGCGAATGGATGAGAAACTGGGAGGAACGCGTTACCGGCGCAGGCGCCAAACTTGTCGGCGGCGAGGGATTGATTATCAACGAAACACCCGACGACGCAGGACTTGAACAGTGCAAAGAGCTCGGCAAAAAAGCCGCGGAAGCATAA
- a CDS encoding L-2-amino-thiazoline-4-carboxylic acid hydrolase: MMKYIGFYWNVLAPLMKGSIKKRFGRDIADKAIKNGKEKYRYILEKANDLGNHNPLAHNAYFAYAFVAAWLGCDKALTPEQMGDVMGDVLHKVGFLFSTTDMNKKSHVEKYKKILGKYIDWQSENLKKYPSSWKMYVDDVPNGFSYHFTSCPIAATCKKLGFPEIMPPLCQTDHTMAAIRHGKLKRNGTIADGADICDYWFIGDKDNFQ, encoded by the coding sequence ATGATGAAGTATATCGGGTTTTACTGGAATGTTCTGGCGCCTTTGATGAAAGGCAGTATCAAAAAGCGTTTCGGGAGAGACATTGCCGATAAGGCGATAAAAAACGGCAAGGAAAAATACAGGTATATTCTCGAAAAAGCGAACGATTTGGGAAATCATAATCCTCTTGCGCACAATGCATATTTTGCCTATGCATTTGTTGCCGCGTGGCTCGGCTGTGACAAGGCGCTGACGCCTGAACAGATGGGCGATGTGATGGGCGACGTTCTGCACAAGGTCGGTTTTCTTTTCAGCACCACCGATATGAACAAAAAATCGCACGTTGAAAAATATAAGAAAATATTGGGAAAGTACATAGACTGGCAGTCGGAAAACCTAAAAAAATATCCGTCGTCCTGGAAAATGTATGTTGATGATGTACCGAATGGTTTTTCGTATCATTTCACATCGTGTCCCATTGCCGCGACCTGCAAAAAGCTCGGCTTTCCCGAAATTATGCCGCCGCTTTGCCAAACCGATCACACGATGGCGGCTATCAGGCACGGAAAACTTAAACGTAACGGTACCATTGCGGACGGCGCGGACATATGCGATTACTGGTTTATAGGAGATAAGGATAATTTTCAGTAG
- a CDS encoding Mor transcription activator family protein, with protein sequence MLFEFPMPNSVYEEISEEFGFDVAIKMYQIYKVMQISFPTRLFNPEYVKKQIPIEYDGTNVKQLAKKYGYSEKTVRRMIKDL encoded by the coding sequence ATGTTGTTCGAATTTCCAATGCCGAATTCCGTTTATGAGGAAATTTCGGAAGAATTTGGTTTTGATGTTGCAATTAAGATGTATCAGATTTATAAGGTTATGCAGATTTCATTTCCGACCCGTCTTTTTAACCCTGAATATGTCAAAAAGCAAATTCCGATAGAATATGACGGAACTAATGTTAAGCAGTTAGCAAAAAAATACGGCTACAGTGAGAAAACCGTAAGACGAATGATTAAAGATTTATGA